A single Natrinema pellirubrum DSM 15624 DNA region contains:
- a CDS encoding DUF7554 family protein: protein MLDTRGELEVETLLKIVLGLLAVLLVIEVLEAIVGTIIGLLGPLIALVIAVLIVLWLLDRL, encoded by the coding sequence ATGCTCGACACGCGCGGCGAACTCGAGGTCGAAACGCTGCTGAAGATCGTCCTCGGACTGCTCGCCGTTTTGCTCGTTATCGAGGTTCTCGAGGCGATCGTCGGGACCATTATCGGTCTGCTGGGCCCGCTGATCGCGTTGGTGATCGCCGTCCTGATCGTCCTCTGGCTGCTCGACCGGCTCTGA
- a CDS encoding 2'-5' RNA ligase family protein: MYSVNVPLPGRVRQLANRLHPELIGFETVREDHSCLLKRLGDADHVAQLQHRAHRALEGEPAVEAAVTGIDYFADPPLGSAPVVYLTVESPGLERIHADLTDAFDAVEGLEGSDYVPHVTLARGGDRETARRLADREIEPVRWTVGELEFWDGTHKLPVSSVSLPS; encoded by the coding sequence GTGTACAGCGTCAACGTCCCTCTCCCCGGTCGCGTCCGGCAACTGGCGAACCGGCTCCACCCCGAGCTGATCGGGTTCGAGACCGTCCGCGAGGACCACTCCTGTCTGCTCAAGCGACTCGGCGACGCCGACCACGTCGCACAGCTCCAACACCGAGCCCACCGCGCGCTCGAGGGCGAGCCCGCCGTCGAGGCCGCGGTAACCGGCATCGACTACTTCGCGGACCCGCCGCTTGGCTCCGCGCCCGTCGTCTACCTGACCGTCGAGAGCCCCGGGCTCGAGCGGATCCACGCCGACCTCACCGACGCCTTCGACGCCGTCGAGGGACTCGAGGGCAGCGATTACGTCCCCCACGTGACCCTCGCACGCGGCGGCGACCGCGAGACGGCACGGCGATTGGCCGACCGGGAGATCGAGCCCGTCCGCTGGACGGTCGGCGAACTCGAGTTCTGGGACGGGACCCACAAGCTACCGGTCAGCAGCGTTTCGCTGCCGTCGTAG
- a CDS encoding YeeE/YedE family protein, whose amino-acid sequence MVATLLVAAVVGIAIGAFLQKGRFCFVNAFRDFFAYKDSRVTKGVLAATLLTMVFWGIAYQLGYYQGFWTPDWGLTGLLGGFVFGVGMTYAGGCASGTLYRAGEGYLQFWLTLLFMGVGYAGFTVAFPTLESTYFDALTFGTGATLFELTSVPGGLLALAVAVAAVLVYATLTGRASTTADFGERADAAQLNPSVLLAPVAGLRGFASGTVAYFRGLVRAWRDPIASSKRPWDPRTAALGITAAAVLWFSQVSIVGVTGPEARWTGYLLSQAGVDAESFDYWGSVLFQGQGVGVTVDMLMIAFVIVGAFLAALWSGDFSVRVPKRRRLPNAVVGGLMMGAGSRLAPGCNIGNIYSGIAELSIHSFIAAVGIVAGVYVMTHWIYREVGCAI is encoded by the coding sequence GTGGTCGCAACGCTACTCGTCGCAGCGGTCGTCGGAATCGCCATCGGTGCCTTCCTCCAGAAGGGGCGGTTCTGTTTCGTCAACGCCTTCCGTGACTTCTTCGCGTACAAGGACTCCCGGGTCACGAAGGGCGTCCTCGCTGCGACGCTTCTCACCATGGTCTTCTGGGGTATCGCCTACCAACTCGGCTACTATCAGGGGTTCTGGACGCCCGACTGGGGGCTGACCGGCCTCCTCGGCGGCTTCGTCTTCGGCGTGGGGATGACCTACGCCGGCGGCTGTGCCAGCGGGACGCTCTACCGGGCCGGCGAGGGCTATCTGCAGTTCTGGCTCACCCTGCTGTTCATGGGCGTCGGCTACGCCGGCTTCACCGTTGCCTTCCCGACGCTCGAGAGTACGTACTTCGACGCGCTCACGTTCGGGACCGGCGCGACCCTGTTCGAACTCACGTCCGTCCCGGGCGGACTGCTGGCGCTTGCGGTCGCGGTCGCCGCCGTCCTCGTCTACGCGACGCTGACCGGTCGTGCATCGACGACCGCCGACTTCGGCGAGCGCGCCGATGCAGCACAGCTCAACCCGAGCGTCCTCCTCGCGCCCGTCGCGGGGCTCCGCGGGTTCGCCAGCGGGACGGTCGCGTACTTCCGCGGACTCGTCCGCGCGTGGCGCGATCCGATCGCCTCGAGCAAGCGGCCGTGGGACCCCCGGACCGCCGCGCTCGGGATCACGGCCGCGGCGGTGCTGTGGTTCAGTCAGGTATCGATCGTCGGCGTCACGGGTCCGGAGGCCCGATGGACTGGCTATCTGCTCTCGCAGGCCGGCGTCGACGCCGAATCGTTCGACTACTGGGGCTCGGTCCTCTTCCAGGGCCAGGGCGTCGGCGTGACCGTCGACATGCTGATGATCGCGTTCGTCATCGTCGGCGCGTTCCTCGCCGCCCTCTGGAGCGGGGACTTCTCGGTGCGGGTCCCGAAGCGCCGCCGGCTCCCCAACGCCGTCGTCGGCGGCCTCATGATGGGGGCCGGCTCCCGTCTCGCCCCCGGCTGCAACATCGGGAACATCTACTCCGGCATCGCCGAACTCTCGATTCACTCCTTCATCGCGGCCGTCGGCATCGTGGCCGGCGTCTACGTGATGACTCACTGGATCTACCGCGAAGTCGGCTGTGCCATCTGA
- a CDS encoding sulfurtransferase TusA family protein yields the protein MPSIDDVTDTPDELSDDRADELLEEADLVQDMMGEVCPYPQVEAKKGLQGLESGDLLVQETDHVPCTENVPRAVGDDADAQVWRSGDAVYRIYLRKR from the coding sequence ATGCCATCCATCGACGACGTCACTGACACGCCGGACGAACTGAGCGACGACCGAGCGGACGAACTCCTCGAAGAGGCGGACCTCGTCCAGGACATGATGGGCGAGGTCTGTCCGTACCCGCAGGTGGAGGCCAAGAAGGGGCTCCAGGGACTCGAGTCAGGCGATCTCCTCGTCCAGGAAACCGACCACGTCCCCTGTACCGAGAACGTACCGCGAGCCGTCGGCGACGATGCCGACGCGCAGGTCTGGCGCAGCGGCGACGCGGTCTACCGCATCTACCTCCGCAAGCGATAA
- a CDS encoding rhodanese-like domain-containing protein: MVEEFAPETVRERIENDEEFDLIDIRDDEDYAEGHLPEAEHLTIDELEDTVVDRDWADDVVVYCYIGQTSVQAARLIEEYGDAERVASMAGGYDAWEPLDPSAAD, translated from the coding sequence ATGGTCGAGGAATTCGCCCCCGAGACGGTCCGGGAACGCATCGAGAACGACGAGGAGTTCGACCTTATCGACATTCGCGACGACGAGGACTACGCGGAGGGCCACCTCCCCGAGGCCGAACACCTCACCATCGACGAACTCGAGGACACCGTCGTCGACCGGGACTGGGCCGACGACGTGGTCGTCTACTGTTACATCGGCCAGACCTCGGTCCAGGCCGCCCGCCTCATCGAGGAGTACGGCGACGCCGAGCGGGTCGCGAGCATGGCTGGCGGCTACGACGCGTGGGAGCCGCTCGATCCCTCGGCGGCCGACTGA
- a CDS encoding ATP-dependent DNA helicase, with amino-acid sequence MRFFPYDRPYENQREAMDRIHNALHRGQDVLFEGACGTGKTLSSLVPALEVAREQDKTVVITTNVHQQMRQFVAEARAITREESIRTVVFKGKGSMCHIDVGYEECQTLRDNTRAVVDAEQDREQLERRQRELLAESQDGDGSAADARSAVMDELEDIEERLEDLEEQNVCDYYRNNLTQDTDEFFGWLFEDVRTPDEIYEYAERQELCGYELLKEGIEGVDLVVCNYHHLLDSTIREQFFRWLGRDPEDVIAVFDEAHNVEDAAREHATRTCSERTFESALEELADSDDPRAEDAANVLSAFHRALVETYEDSFGFGESAAQRAADNASGPGPRARESIGENWTDVPIANDDRKDDLTLEFLQRYSGRGIDDDLEAAMKLGQELDEEYEEAYREGETATRTECQTLQAAAFVSAWMSEGSTEGLYPVVAVTRDAGTDEIYGRVELYSCLPRQVTGQLFDEIYATVLMSATLQPFEVTEDVLGIEDAVSMAYGLQFAEENRRTYAVETPPLFSSDRDDPGVQADVTETINDAVRMTPGNTLAFFPNYSEASRYADRLVGRTDRTVYVDEPGQSAEDLRQQFVADDGAVLCTSLWGTLAEGVSFDGDDAHTVLVVGVPYPHLDDRAEAVQEAYDAAFDGTDTGWRYAVEFPTIRKTRQALGRVIRSPEEVGVRALLDRRYSRQAKPDLGKYSVNGIFPHEEREELIDIEPGKLKFAMLNFYGGHDAYDGEPPAP; translated from the coding sequence ATGCGCTTTTTCCCGTACGACCGACCGTACGAGAACCAGCGCGAGGCGATGGACCGCATCCACAACGCCCTCCACCGGGGACAGGACGTCCTCTTCGAGGGGGCCTGCGGGACCGGCAAGACCCTCTCGTCGCTCGTCCCCGCCCTCGAGGTGGCTCGCGAGCAGGACAAGACGGTCGTCATCACGACCAACGTCCACCAGCAGATGCGTCAGTTCGTCGCCGAGGCCCGCGCGATCACCCGCGAAGAGTCGATCCGCACGGTCGTCTTCAAGGGAAAGGGCTCGATGTGTCACATCGATGTCGGCTACGAGGAGTGTCAGACGCTCCGGGACAACACCCGCGCCGTCGTCGACGCCGAGCAGGATCGCGAGCAACTCGAGCGCCGCCAGCGCGAGTTGCTCGCCGAGAGTCAGGACGGCGACGGCTCGGCGGCCGACGCCCGCTCGGCGGTGATGGACGAACTCGAAGACATCGAGGAGCGCCTCGAGGACCTCGAAGAGCAGAACGTCTGTGACTACTACCGGAACAATCTCACGCAGGATACGGACGAGTTCTTCGGCTGGCTCTTCGAGGACGTCCGCACGCCCGACGAGATCTACGAGTACGCCGAGCGGCAGGAACTCTGCGGGTACGAACTCCTCAAAGAGGGAATCGAGGGCGTCGATCTGGTCGTCTGTAACTACCACCACCTGCTGGATTCGACCATTCGAGAACAGTTCTTCCGGTGGCTCGGCCGCGATCCTGAGGACGTGATCGCCGTCTTCGACGAGGCCCACAACGTCGAGGACGCTGCCCGCGAACACGCGACCCGGACCTGCTCCGAGCGGACGTTCGAGTCGGCGCTCGAGGAGTTGGCCGACAGCGACGACCCGCGGGCCGAGGACGCTGCGAATGTCCTCTCGGCTTTCCACCGTGCGCTCGTCGAGACCTACGAGGACTCGTTTGGCTTTGGGGAGAGCGCGGCGCAACGCGCCGCGGACAACGCGAGCGGCCCCGGGCCGCGAGCGCGCGAATCCATCGGCGAGAACTGGACGGACGTCCCCATCGCCAACGACGACCGCAAGGACGATCTCACCCTCGAGTTCTTACAGCGGTACTCGGGCCGCGGGATCGACGACGATCTGGAGGCGGCGATGAAGCTGGGCCAGGAGTTAGACGAGGAGTACGAGGAGGCCTACCGCGAGGGCGAGACGGCCACGCGAACGGAGTGTCAGACCCTCCAGGCAGCTGCCTTCGTCAGCGCGTGGATGAGCGAGGGTTCGACGGAGGGGCTGTATCCGGTCGTCGCCGTCACCCGCGACGCCGGCACGGACGAAATATACGGCCGCGTTGAGCTGTACTCCTGTCTGCCCCGGCAGGTGACCGGCCAACTCTTCGACGAGATCTACGCGACCGTCCTGATGAGCGCGACGCTCCAGCCGTTCGAGGTCACCGAGGACGTACTGGGTATCGAGGACGCGGTGTCGATGGCCTACGGTCTCCAGTTCGCCGAGGAAAATCGCCGAACCTACGCCGTCGAGACGCCGCCGCTTTTCTCCTCGGATCGCGACGACCCCGGGGTCCAGGCGGACGTGACCGAGACGATCAACGACGCCGTGCGGATGACGCCAGGTAACACGCTGGCCTTTTTCCCCAACTACAGCGAGGCGAGCCGGTACGCCGACCGACTCGTCGGTCGGACCGACCGGACGGTATACGTGGACGAGCCGGGCCAGTCGGCCGAAGACCTCCGTCAGCAGTTCGTCGCGGACGACGGGGCGGTCCTGTGTACCTCGCTGTGGGGCACCCTCGCGGAAGGGGTGAGCTTCGACGGCGACGACGCCCACACGGTGTTGGTCGTCGGCGTCCCGTACCCCCATCTCGATGACCGCGCCGAGGCGGTCCAGGAGGCCTACGACGCGGCGTTCGACGGCACCGATACGGGCTGGCGCTACGCCGTCGAGTTCCCGACGATCCGCAAGACGAGACAGGCGCTCGGTCGGGTCATCCGGTCGCCGGAGGAAGTCGGGGTTCGCGCCCTGCTCGACCGGCGCTACTCCCGGCAGGCAAAGCCCGATCTGGGCAAGTACAGCGTCAACGGCATCTTCCCCCACGAGGAACGGGAGGAGCTGATCGACATCGAGCCGGGGAAACTCAAGTTCGCGATGCTCAACTTCTACGGCGGCCACGACGCCTACGACGGCGAGCCGCCCGCGCCCTAG
- a CDS encoding cation diffusion facilitator family transporter — MASSTSVVLAALFANGAIAVLKFGGFLLTGSPAMLSETYHSISDTGNQVFLLIGIRYGAQEATREHPFGHGKAQFFYCLLVSVMLFGIAGWESARHGYDALTHGGVHRAAEDVTLLGLTFDPVYVNYAVLLGAIAFESYAFRKAYQGISRQMDEYGWTTLREAFAKTSDVTTLTALTEDTIALAGAGIALFGVYLTRTTGNPMYDAASALLIGIMLMGFAVALAWQNKRLILGESLPKEAEDELREIVAGWDGVTELVDFRTVYFGAEELLVTADVAFEPDLDAEIINERITQIELALMDHDDQVQKVYIEPET, encoded by the coding sequence ATGGCCAGTAGCACCTCCGTCGTCCTCGCCGCCCTGTTCGCGAACGGCGCGATCGCGGTTCTCAAGTTCGGCGGGTTTCTGTTGACCGGGAGTCCAGCGATGTTATCGGAGACGTATCACTCGATCTCGGATACGGGCAATCAGGTCTTTCTGCTGATCGGAATCAGGTACGGTGCGCAGGAGGCGACCCGCGAACACCCGTTCGGCCACGGGAAAGCGCAGTTCTTCTACTGCCTGCTCGTCAGCGTCATGCTCTTTGGCATCGCCGGCTGGGAGAGCGCGCGCCACGGCTACGACGCCTTGACCCACGGCGGCGTCCACCGCGCCGCCGAAGACGTTACCCTGCTGGGCCTGACCTTCGATCCGGTCTACGTCAACTACGCCGTGTTGCTCGGCGCGATCGCCTTCGAGTCCTACGCGTTCCGGAAGGCCTATCAGGGGATCAGTCGCCAGATGGACGAGTACGGCTGGACGACCCTCCGCGAGGCCTTCGCAAAGACCAGCGACGTGACGACCCTGACCGCACTCACCGAGGATACCATCGCACTGGCCGGCGCGGGGATCGCCCTCTTCGGGGTCTATCTCACCCGGACCACCGGGAACCCGATGTACGACGCCGCTTCCGCGCTCCTCATCGGGATCATGCTGATGGGCTTTGCCGTCGCGCTCGCCTGGCAGAACAAGCGACTCATCCTCGGAGAGAGCCTGCCGAAAGAGGCCGAGGACGAACTGCGCGAGATCGTCGCGGGCTGGGACGGCGTCACCGAACTCGTCGACTTCCGGACGGTCTACTTCGGTGCCGAGGAGCTGCTCGTCACCGCCGACGTCGCCTTCGAACCCGACCTTGACGCCGAGATCATCAACGAGCGCATCACGCAGATCGAACTCGCTCTGATGGACCACGACGATCAGGTACAGAAGGTCTACATCGAGCCCGAGACGTAG
- a CDS encoding metallophosphoesterase: MIAIFSDTHSSTGHELEGAALTAAREADVVVHAGDFTSNAALEAFRDECDRLFAVHGNADSVAVRDRLPTARVVEAGGVRIAVTHRRDGGETGLAMFGRSRGADLVVFGHSHRPTVVETDDIVLLNPGSHADPRGNRPGFAVLEERGEGLEGEIREPDGTVLETVEFAGE, from the coding sequence ATGATCGCGATCTTTTCCGACACCCACAGCAGCACGGGCCACGAACTCGAGGGCGCGGCCCTGACCGCCGCGCGCGAGGCGGATGTCGTGGTCCATGCGGGCGATTTCACCAGCAACGCGGCGCTCGAGGCGTTTCGAGACGAGTGTGACCGCCTGTTCGCGGTCCACGGCAACGCCGACAGCGTGGCGGTCAGGGACCGGCTGCCGACGGCCCGGGTCGTCGAGGCGGGCGGCGTGCGGATCGCGGTGACCCACCGACGGGACGGCGGCGAAACCGGGCTCGCGATGTTCGGCCGGTCGCGAGGGGCCGACCTCGTCGTCTTTGGGCACAGCCACCGGCCGACGGTCGTCGAGACCGACGACATCGTCCTGCTGAACCCGGGGAGCCACGCCGATCCGCGGGGGAACCGGCCCGGTTTCGCCGTCCTCGAGGAGCGCGGCGAGGGACTCGAGGGGGAGATCCGCGAGCCCGACGGGACGGTCCTCGAGACAGTGGAGTTCGCGGGAGAATAA
- a CDS encoding DUF7859 family protein yields the protein MLDTLTGLVPDDPVIIAVVVILLSLVFFSYLLLRRTVLEFRDGMRGER from the coding sequence ATGCTGGACACCCTGACCGGTCTCGTCCCCGACGATCCCGTCATCATCGCGGTCGTCGTCATCCTCCTGTCGCTGGTCTTCTTCTCGTATCTCCTCCTGCGACGGACCGTCCTGGAGTTTCGAGACGGGATGCGCGGCGAGCGGTAG
- a CDS encoding threonine aldolase family protein, translating to MIDFRSDTVTTPDEAMREAAATAVVGDDVYGEDPTVNELEARVADRLGTEAALYFPTGTMANQTAARVHTERGQEVIADRESHVIKYELGGLAQHSGLQVRTLDADRGVPSPETVAAAIVDEDLHRPGTGLCCLENTHNARGGLAIEPGAIDAAATAARERDVPVHLDGARLFNAATALDVSVTELTAPVDSVMVSLSKGLGAPVGSMLAGSDEFVERARRTRKLFGGGMRQAGIVAGPALEALENVADLERDHENARLLAAGLDDVDGFDVREPETNIVIADVSGTGEAPSTVVDRLGERDVLASPFGPTTVRFCTHRDVSRGDIERALERIGDEFA from the coding sequence ATGATTGACTTCCGAAGCGATACCGTCACGACCCCCGACGAGGCGATGCGCGAGGCCGCCGCCACCGCCGTGGTCGGGGACGACGTCTACGGCGAGGACCCGACGGTGAACGAACTCGAGGCCCGCGTCGCCGACCGCCTCGGTACCGAGGCGGCGCTGTACTTCCCGACCGGGACGATGGCGAACCAGACCGCCGCCCGCGTCCACACCGAACGCGGGCAGGAGGTGATCGCCGACCGGGAAAGCCACGTTATCAAGTACGAACTCGGCGGCCTGGCACAGCACTCGGGGCTGCAGGTACGGACGCTCGACGCCGATCGTGGCGTCCCCTCACCGGAGACGGTCGCCGCGGCGATCGTCGACGAGGACCTGCACCGCCCTGGCACCGGACTGTGCTGTCTCGAGAACACGCACAACGCCCGTGGTGGGCTCGCGATCGAACCAGGGGCGATCGACGCGGCGGCAACGGCGGCTCGCGAGCGCGACGTTCCAGTACACCTCGACGGCGCGCGACTGTTCAACGCCGCGACGGCGCTCGACGTCTCCGTCACCGAACTCACGGCACCGGTCGACTCCGTCATGGTCTCGCTTTCGAAGGGGCTGGGCGCGCCCGTCGGCTCGATGCTCGCCGGCAGCGACGAGTTCGTCGAGCGGGCCCGCCGGACCCGGAAACTGTTCGGCGGCGGAATGCGACAGGCCGGGATCGTCGCCGGGCCGGCCCTCGAGGCGCTCGAGAACGTCGCCGACCTCGAGCGGGATCACGAGAACGCGCGGCTACTGGCCGCGGGACTCGACGACGTCGACGGGTTCGACGTTCGAGAGCCCGAGACGAACATCGTCATCGCGGACGTCTCGGGGACGGGCGAGGCCCCGTCGACTGTCGTCGATCGCCTCGGTGAGCGGGACGTGCTGGCGTCGCCGTTCGGCCCGACGACGGTCCGGTTCTGTACGCACCGCGACGTCTCCCGCGGGGACATAGAGCGGGCGCTCGAGCGAATCGGCGACGAGTTCGCCTGA
- a CDS encoding aminopeptidase gives MDPRIREHAEIIANHSVDLEEGDNVIIDAHPVAEDLVVALHEVIGDRGANPITTSQRTGKRQQRAYLRASDEEFETPDHELALVENTDVYIAIRATDNMTQTSDVDPETQAAHQQAHRPILEERLSKRWCLTQYPAPANAQLAEMSTEGYERFVWDAVNKDWDAQREHQENMVEIMDPAEEIRIKSGDTTDVTMSIDGNPTLNDHGEHNLPGGEVFTAPQPDSVEGEVLFDMPLYHQGREITDVYLEFEGGEVIDHSAAKNEDVLTEVLNTDDGARRLGELGIGMNRDIDQFTYNMLFDEKMGDTVHMAVGRAYDDTVGEGNDANDSAVHVDMIVDMSEDSFIEVDGEVVQRNGTFRFEDGFEE, from the coding sequence ATGGACCCGCGCATTCGCGAACACGCCGAGATCATTGCCAACCACTCCGTCGACCTCGAGGAAGGCGACAACGTCATCATCGACGCCCATCCGGTCGCCGAGGACCTCGTCGTCGCCCTCCACGAAGTGATCGGCGATCGGGGTGCGAACCCGATCACGACGAGCCAGCGGACCGGAAAACGCCAGCAGCGCGCGTACCTACGCGCGTCGGACGAGGAGTTCGAGACGCCCGACCACGAACTCGCGCTCGTCGAGAACACCGACGTCTACATCGCTATCCGCGCGACGGACAACATGACGCAGACGAGCGACGTCGACCCCGAAACGCAAGCGGCCCACCAACAGGCCCACCGCCCCATCCTCGAGGAGCGCCTCTCCAAGCGGTGGTGTCTCACGCAGTACCCCGCGCCCGCAAACGCCCAGCTCGCGGAGATGAGTACCGAAGGGTACGAGCGTTTCGTCTGGGACGCCGTCAACAAGGACTGGGACGCCCAGCGCGAACACCAGGAGAACATGGTCGAGATCATGGATCCCGCCGAGGAGATCCGCATCAAAAGCGGCGACACGACCGACGTGACGATGTCGATCGACGGCAATCCGACGCTGAACGACCACGGCGAACACAACCTGCCCGGCGGCGAGGTCTTCACCGCACCACAGCCCGACAGCGTCGAGGGCGAGGTACTGTTCGACATGCCGCTCTATCATCAGGGCCGGGAGATCACGGACGTCTACCTCGAGTTCGAGGGCGGCGAAGTGATCGACCACTCGGCGGCGAAAAACGAAGACGTCCTGACGGAGGTCCTGAACACCGACGACGGCGCGCGCCGGCTGGGCGAGTTGGGCATCGGGATGAACCGCGATATCGACCAGTTCACCTACAACATGCTGTTCGACGAGAAGATGGGCGATACGGTCCACATGGCCGTCGGGCGGGCCTACGACGACACCGTCGGCGAGGGCAACGACGCCAACGATTCGGCGGTCCACGTCGACATGATCGTCGACATGAGCGAGGATTCGTTCATCGAGGTCGACGGCGAGGTCGTCCAGCGCAACGGCACCTTCCGGTTCGAAGACGGCTTCGAGGAGTAG
- a CDS encoding universal stress protein: MAVLVAYDGSEPAQDAVEHAFTTYPDEEVVLIRVVEAAEGSTGAGIKLAQEMFREREEKVAKELPKDIAELIGDPDREFRTETTVGDPAREIVSFADENDEIDHIIIGSHGREGLSRVLLGSVAEKIVRRSPVPVTVIR; the protein is encoded by the coding sequence ATGGCAGTACTCGTCGCCTACGATGGTTCCGAACCGGCACAGGACGCCGTCGAACACGCGTTTACGACCTATCCCGACGAGGAGGTGGTTCTCATTCGCGTCGTCGAAGCGGCGGAGGGATCGACCGGAGCCGGCATCAAACTCGCACAGGAGATGTTTCGGGAACGCGAGGAGAAAGTCGCCAAGGAACTCCCGAAGGATATCGCGGAGTTGATCGGCGATCCCGACAGGGAGTTCCGGACCGAGACCACCGTCGGCGACCCCGCCCGCGAGATCGTCTCGTTCGCGGACGAGAACGACGAGATCGACCACATCATCATCGGCAGCCACGGCCGGGAAGGGCTCTCTCGAGTCCTCCTGGGAAGCGTCGCCGAAAAGATCGTCCGCCGCTCGCCGGTCCCCGTGACCGTCATCCGCTGA
- a CDS encoding alpha/beta hydrolase encodes MSADGPHQGQPLVTGGTDLADAEAALVLTHGRGATAQGMLQLADEVHREGVAFLAPQAARKTWYPNSFLAPVERNEPGRTSGLQAIRHAIDEATGAGVPLERIMLVGFSQGGCLASEYVARNPRRYGGLAALSGGLIGEDLDDEYPGDLEETPVFLGCSDVDPHIPEERVHDTAAVLESMNADVTTRLYEGMGHGVNEDELEFVAGMVAELLD; translated from the coding sequence ATGAGCGCCGACGGCCCCCATCAGGGCCAGCCGCTCGTGACCGGTGGAACCGATCTCGCCGATGCCGAGGCTGCGCTGGTGCTGACCCACGGTCGCGGGGCGACCGCACAGGGGATGCTCCAGTTGGCCGACGAGGTCCACCGCGAGGGCGTCGCCTTCCTCGCGCCGCAGGCGGCTCGCAAGACCTGGTACCCCAACTCGTTTCTGGCACCGGTCGAGCGTAACGAGCCCGGCCGGACCTCCGGCTTGCAGGCGATCCGCCACGCCATCGACGAGGCTACCGGTGCTGGCGTCCCCCTCGAGCGGATCATGCTGGTCGGCTTCTCGCAAGGGGGCTGTCTCGCCAGCGAATACGTCGCGCGCAACCCGCGCCGCTACGGCGGACTGGCCGCCCTCAGCGGCGGCCTCATCGGCGAGGACCTCGACGACGAGTATCCCGGCGATCTCGAGGAAACCCCCGTTTTCCTCGGCTGTAGCGACGTCGATCCGCACATTCCGGAAGAGCGGGTCCACGACACGGCCGCCGTCCTCGAGTCGATGAACGCCGACGTGACAACGCGGCTCTACGAGGGGATGGGTCACGGGGTCAACGAGGACGAACTCGAGTTCGTCGCCGGGATGGTCGCCGAACTGCTCGACTGA
- a CDS encoding VOC family protein: protein MSDDPINPVTAELPDSPVHTTGTDHITIWGSNEEDTIEFYQDLLGMPLVLRQPNLDDPSQTHLFFDTGDGRILTFFVSDDRPSARGQRAGVGAVHHLCFSVDPDEYEETMQALEDAGHGYNVFDRGIFHSIYTRDNNGLVIELSTDKYEIPDDRRGEVLAKAQELREDDGADYAKDEHLRGAIEALGLEVIEHDLPEASSGVGGVE from the coding sequence ATGTCCGACGACCCAATCAATCCAGTCACCGCCGAACTACCCGACAGCCCCGTCCACACCACGGGAACTGACCACATCACCATCTGGGGCTCCAACGAGGAGGACACGATCGAGTTCTACCAGGACTTGCTCGGAATGCCGCTGGTGCTTCGCCAGCCGAACCTCGATGACCCGTCCCAGACCCACCTGTTCTTCGACACGGGCGACGGCCGCATCCTGACGTTCTTCGTCAGCGACGACCGTCCCTCCGCCCGCGGCCAGCGCGCCGGCGTCGGCGCGGTCCATCACCTCTGTTTCAGCGTCGACCCCGACGAGTACGAGGAGACGATGCAGGCCTTAGAAGACGCCGGCCACGGCTACAACGTCTTCGACCGCGGCATCTTTCACTCGATCTATACCCGCGACAACAACGGGCTCGTGATCGAACTCTCGACGGACAAATACGAGATCCCCGACGACCGCCGCGGCGAGGTCTTAGCGAAGGCGCAGGAACTCCGCGAGGACGACGGTGCCGACTACGCCAAGGACGAACACCTCCGCGGCGCGATCGAAGCGCTCGGCCTCGAGGTGATCGAACACGACCTGCCCGAGGCCAGCTCGGGCGTCGGTGGTGTCGAATGA